Below is a genomic region from Castanea sativa cultivar Marrone di Chiusa Pesio chromosome 2, ASM4071231v1.
TTGCTCTTCAACTGGTGCATTTGACGCTGGCTAGCTTGTTACATGGTTTTGAAGTTGCTAAGCCATCAAATGATGAAGTGGATATGGCTGAGAGTCCTAGCTTGGCAACTCTGAAAGCAACCCCCCTGGAAGTTATTCTTACTCCACGTCTTAATTCTGAACTATATGGGCAGTTAATTAGAGTACTATAAGCAACAAATGGTGGAGCACTACGTTGAGTAAAAATGTAAACTGGTTTGGTTCTTGCCATGATGTGTTGAAGGAGTTGCATTTCAGGGAGACTAGAGTTGATATATGTATGCTGttatttgtgtgttttgatGCACCGTCATTTCATAAATTCTGAATGTGATGATATTGTCAAAAATTGTTGCTAATGAATTTTGATTTACTTTACAACTTTGTAATTGTGACCATAACCGCTGAAATTGCACTGGAACTGGCCAACAAGGTGGTGATGTTATTTAGATAGCTAGCAACAAGAAGAATCATTTAAGTAAATAAAGTAGCAAATGGTCTAATCAATCATGGTTTGGATGAATTCAGCACTTAAGTTACTGAAAGTCACCCCCCCCAACCTTCTGGTGGCCACAAAGACATATACTGCGttaagaaacaaaagaaacatgaggtaatttggtccattttgtccactttggtcttatttggtcctATTCAATCCATTTTGGTTCTATTCAGTCAACATCGGTCCATCCTATAcactttggtcttattcggtccTATACGGTCTTCTTGGTCCATCCTGTCCACTTTAGTCTTATCCGGTCCTATTTaatccactttggttctattcagtCAACTTCGGTCTTATTTGGCCCATCCTGTCCACTTGGTCTTATTCCGTCCTATTAGGCTAATCCTGATTACTTTGGTCTTTATCGGTCCTATtcaatccactttggtcctattggtccattttgtccacttcaGTCCAATCAGTCTTGtttagtccactttggtctaaTTCCGTCTTATTCAATCAACTGCAGTCCTgtttggtcctattcagtccaccTCAGTCCATTCCTTGCACTTAGTCCATTTTTGTGCACTTATGTAATGGGAAAAAATAGGTTTGAGTTGAGAGCACTTATATTAAATCCAaatttagtgtgtgtgtatgtagatctcaaatttgtaatatctaaaatcttaagcataatatttattattattacattcTTGTTGAGTTATATTAACATAGGATTTCAGTCCACATTAGTTCAgttaaatttaagtgaaaatttttctaaacatgaaaaatatgaatataCAAACGAAATTTTTTAGGGCAATTACTCATTTATTTTAACGTAattacttttaaatgaattgcatgAGGTTGAGTATCCTTtcaagcaatatatatatatataatttaactaTCCAATGCAACGCACAGATAATGACTAGGTGGcttttaaagattaaaaaatgagTGGAATTAGTCCTTATTTTAAGTGTGCcctaacatttttaatattgaaaaataaaattaaaacctatTTTAACATGTAGGCAAACTCATGACCCATTTTACTGCCCAATGACTGACCTGTTATGAAATGGGTCTTCCCCAATAAAAACGGTCAGTCGTCTcaacagtgcgtgaacagttAATGTGAGAATCAAAACGGATAGTAGTATGTGTGATTTATGGCCACCCTGCCAAGCCTAGTGCCATTCAGCCAAGAAGCAAAATTCCCCTTCTCTACTTCGTTTCTGTCATCACTCATTAGTCTCAGACTCACTCTTTCTTCTTGCATATAACACTTAAGAGCCAACGACGAGAATGGACTTGCTGGTTCCTACCACTCAATCTCCTTATGTGAAAAGTCTCACAcataatcacaattatatatgtaattgaaCACCATCTTCTTTAGAATTATAATAAATGAGTGTGAGAGCTTTATACGGGatgcaaatttttaaaaatatggaaAGCACAGGCTGCTTAACCATTGAATTGCTTCTCAAaagtccattttggtccaatttgcTCCTATTCTGTCCACTCCAGTCCAATTGGATCCAATTTGGTCTCATTTGGTCCACCTCGATACATTCTGTCcatttcagtccactttggtcaatTTAGTCCACTTCAATCCATTCAAGATGCATAAATTCCTACTTTTAGAAGCCAAAAAGCCCCAACAAACCCCTAGAGTCCAATTCCAGGGCTTCCAAGTAACATCACAATTTATTAATGCTCTAAAGCCAATTAAAAGGTTTGAATTTCTTGAGCAATCGGTTAATTTACATGCTTTGGATTTTGTGTGACCAACTATACAATTGTTCCATTCGTTTGGCTAAAGCATCCATAACTCCATAtccataaattattattattattattattttattttattttttttgcattatttcaacaaatatccacaacatttttacaacaaattctttTAAAGTCAcgatttcaatttaaaaaatatttgcaaaCAACTTTGTGTGTAACAAGCTGTGTATAATAGAAATTGctcataattaaattaatttcgTTACCAAACTAGATACATATAATTGGAGAAAATTGGCCTTTGCCCCTTTTGCACAAAAAATCTAGCATTTTacccctttcccaaactaattaggaaaatacccctcttttaaaactcaattttgaaaaaatcgagttaagtcctatagtggcgttttaaagagcctatagtgacactttaaggagcctatagtggcgttttggaattcaagttccatgaactcgagttataggtaaaaacaataaataaaaaataaaaaaacttgcatggaactcgagttcatggagctcgagttccaaaacgcTACTATAGgaccttaaaacgtcactataagcttcttaaaacgccactataggacaccaaaatttttttttaactcgattttaagaaaatcgagtttcaaaagagaggcattttcctaattagtttgaaaaatagGACAATGCACTGGTTTTTTTGCACGAAATGGGCAAATGCCTTTTTTTCGCCCATATAATTTCTACCTTTTAGAAGCTAAAAACACCCTTGGAAAAGCCTCTACAATTTCTATAATGCTGATTATGACACGTTGAACCTAAGCCAATTACAAATATGGGTGTAGTCAAGCAATAGGCTTCTCAAGCACGCTTAAGTTTTAGAGAtcactttaaaaatatttagtagatgagaaatgatatgttcataatatttttacaataaatatttataatatttttacaacaaatatttataatatttttacaacaaatattaagtgacaaattattaataattgttattattaaggcaaaaaagtaatcatagtgttatgttcaaatttgaactgataacaactaaccacctataatttgttgtaaaaatgttgtagaagtTGAGCTCTCATTGGTTTGTGCAATATATATATGGACGGTCTGTCTTATTTGAATTTGTTTAAGAGGCTGGTCTCAGATGTCAGCTGTTATCTTCCAAGGAAAAAGACAGCCTTGAGAAGAACTATAAACAGAGTATGTCTACTTTTGCTTAATCactccaaagtccattcttgcTATTACCTCTGTGAGCTCTAATGGACACTGCCCAATTCCTATTAACTCTCTTCTCTAGCTTCTTTGCCATGTTAGtctgtatatttttttatcagttAAAGAGACCAACTACTAATAAGAAAAAGACCTGCACTGCACCTGAAGCGGGTGGCTCTTGGCCAATTATTGGCCATATGCACCTCCTAGGTGGCCGTCAACTGACCCACAGAACATTGGGTGCCATGGCTGATAAGTATGGACCAGTTTTTACTATAAGGCTAGGTTCACATAGAGTTTTGGTCTTGAATAGCTGGGAAATGGCCAGAGAGTGTTTCACTGTCCATGACAAGGTTTTCTCAACCAGGCCAAGTATTGCTGCCTCGAAGTTGTTGGGCTATGACTATGCTATGTTTGGCTTTGCTCCTTATGGATCATACTGGCGTGAGATGCGCAAGATAGCAACTATTGAGCTTTTGTCAAATCATCGGCTCGATATGCTTAAGCATATACTAGCTTCAGAGGTTAAAACTGTGATCAAAGAATTGTACAAACTATGGGTTAGCAAAGGTAGTGCAGAAAGTGGAGTTCTTGTGGATATGAAGCAATGGTTTGGGGAGTTGACACTTAATATTGCATTAAGAATGGTGGGAGGGAAGAGATACTTTGGAGCTAATGCTGATTGTGATGAAGATGAGGCACATCGCTGTCAAAAAGTGATGAGggaatttttttctctctttgggGTGTTTGTATTGTCAGATGCAATACCATATCTTGGGTGGTTGGATATGAATGGATATGAGTCAAGGATGAAGAAAACTGCAAAAGAATTGGATTCTCTAATTGGAGGGTGGCTAGAGGAGCATAAACAGAAGAGGTTGTTAGatgagaagagaaaagaagagcaGGATTTTATGGATGTGATGCTGAACACCCTGAAAGATGCCAAGATTTCAGGTTTTGACGCTGACACAATCAACAAGGCTACTTGCCTGGTAAGTTCTTAATCTGACTTTAACAAAACCTTGTTAGTACCTTCTCAGTCATGTCTTTTAATGtgattcctaaaataaaaactagctCTCTGGTACTGCGAGTCTGCAACTACTCAAGTGTTCAAAACACTATCTCTTGTATCATCAAAATTATCATTTCCAAAGCCCCATAGCAAAAACTTGCTTTACACACTATGTTTTACACACTGATTTATAACTGAAATCGTGATTTAAAGTCACCTTTTCAAGTTACAAAAACAGTGTTACACACTGTGTGTAAAACAAACACCGCCCAAAATAAATTGTCCATTCATGTATGCATATTGTGTGACTTACTGACAAAAAATCAACAGAGGGGGGCTCTTTTGTGTACTGATGATCTCTTCTTTTGGCAGAATCTAATTTTAGCGGGAAGTGACACCACCATGATCAATCTCACATGGACCTTGTCTTTACTACTCAACAATAGCCATGTGCTACAAAAGGCCTTTGATGAGCTGGACATCCACGTTAGCAAGAATAGACACCTTGATGAATCtgacataaaaaatttagtttatcTCCAGGCCATTGCCAAGGAAACACTGCGCCTATACCCTCCTAGTCCAATCATAAGTCTTCATGCTGCAATGCAAGATTGCACACTCTCAGCTGGTTATCACATTCCAGTCAATACACGATTAATGGTGAATGCCTGGAAAATTCAGAGAGACGAGCATGTGTGGCCAGACCCTCACAAGTTCCAGCCCGAGAGGTTTTTGACTAGCCATAAGGATATAGATGTGAGAGGTCAGAATTTTGAACTCATTCCTTTTGGCTCAGGAAGGCGATCTTGCCCTGGGGTCTCACTAGCTCTTCAAGTGGTGCATTTGACTCTTGCTAGCTTGTTACATAGTTTTGAAATTGCTAAGCCATCAAATGAAGATGTGGATATGACTGAGAGCAATGGCTTGACAAACTTGAAGGCTACCCCACTTGAAGTTCTCATTATTCCACGTCTTAATTCTGAACTGTATCAGTAAAACAAGCTTTCTTGAGCTGAATTCAGTCGTTCCTACATGTGAATGTGTGTTTCACCAATAATTTTTCATGTCTACTAAATCCCTTGTTTTTGCCACAGTTGAACGTTTCATCCTTAGCCACGATGTAGAGATCTTCATGGAATATATAAATATGCACCAAATTTCTGGCAAGAAAGTGAAATATTCCTCTTTAAGAGATGGAGGAATATGTAATGAGTTAGAGCTTGCAGCTTGTCTGAGCAGCTTGGTGTTTGTGAgcttacctttttctttttctttttaatttgtgtaaaaaataaaagaagagaggcaagaacaaaggtttttttttttttttttggaatctcaaattttttttaatgtcatgtCTGTACAATCTGGGGATATATATACACTCAAAAGTTGATCTATCAGGCCATTGATGACGTCTTCAATCAAGGCATATCAATGATCTTTGAGTCAAGCTATTATCAAGGGCTGACTATGTGCAAAACAAATAATAGAAGTGCAAAACTATACTAAATATATGCTAACAATATGTTATGGGGTCACTTGTTGCAGCTGCGTGCCTGATGCCTGCatttgctgctgctgctgcttgtTTAGCTCTAggcaacttcttttttttttttttttttggttaaaaggaaaTTGAATTAGAGAACTAACTGGTCATAGAAACCAAAGTAGTGGCTGTAAGATGCTCCATCTGTATTCAAGTTGTACCACCCTTTGAATGGCTTATTCCACCTGACAAGAACAGCCACTTTGCGTCTTTGCTGCCTAACCTTACCCACACGGAAGTAGTACTCCAGCGCCTGACTGATACAGCCACTGTGCAGCTTTGGATTGAGGGCAATGTTCTCAAAACAACCCTATTTCTGTGTTTCCAGAGGCCCCAAACCGCGAATGGAAAGAGAATATTCCAAGGTGAATTGGATTTGTGGATAAGATGGCTTTGGCAGTTTGCTTTAAGCCACTCATGGAGATTACCAGAAAAGGAGCTAATATGGGGGTTACAGGACATCCACCATTCTCCAAAAGGCTCAAGCAAAGTCACAGTCCCGTAGTAAATGCATAACAGATTCAGGTTGGCGTTTGCACACTGGGCAAGTATCCTCACGGTTTATTCCCCTTGCTGCTAACACCTCCCTCACAGGAACACTGTTATGAAGGCACAACCAGAGGAAGTGAATTATTTTTGGAAGCATATCCAACTTCCAAATCCATTGACCTTGGAAGGGCATCTAGGATTGAGGCTCCTGGGTGGCCAAAAGGTAAGCTGAATTGGTGGAAAATTCCCCATCTTTAGAG
It encodes:
- the LOC142625649 gene encoding cytochrome P450 CYP82D47-like, producing MDTAQFLLTLFSSFFAMLVCIFFYQLKRPTTNKKKTCTAPEAGGSWPIIGHMHLLGGRQLTHRTLGAMADKYGPVFTIRLGSHRVLVLNSWEMARECFTVHDKVFSTRPSIAASKLLGYDYAMFGFAPYGSYWREMRKIATIELLSNHRLDMLKHILASEVKTVIKELYKLWVSKGSAESGVLVDMKQWFGELTLNIALRMVGGKRYFGANADCDEDEAHRCQKVMREFFSLFGVFVLSDAIPYLGWLDMNGYESRMKKTAKELDSLIGGWLEEHKQKRLLDEKRKEEQDFMDVMLNTLKDAKISGFDADTINKATCLNLILAGSDTTMINLTWTLSLLLNNSHVLQKAFDELDIHVSKNRHLDESDIKNLVYLQAIAKETLRLYPPSPIISLHAAMQDCTLSAGYHIPVNTRLMVNAWKIQRDEHVWPDPHKFQPERFLTSHKDIDVRGQNFELIPFGSGRRSCPGVSLALQVVHLTLASLLHSFEIAKPSNEDVDMTESNGLTNLKATPLEVLIIPRLNSELYQ